In a single window of the Caulobacter soli genome:
- a CDS encoding group I truncated hemoglobin, producing the protein MRLILAATALCLTLAGSAFAQTVPPGEKPVDPYIQSNANAGATPLKDDGVLKAFHGREGLVRITSDLVDRNLADPRIKDIFATADIVRLKRTLAEQFCYILDGGCDYTGKDMTAAHKDQGITPRDFNALVENLQWAMDKEGVPFAAQNKLLAKLAPMSRQAVERK; encoded by the coding sequence ATGCGCCTCATCCTGGCCGCCACGGCCCTTTGCCTGACCCTCGCCGGCTCGGCCTTCGCCCAGACCGTCCCGCCCGGCGAGAAGCCGGTCGATCCCTACATCCAGTCCAACGCCAACGCCGGCGCGACGCCGCTGAAGGACGACGGCGTCCTCAAGGCCTTCCACGGCAGGGAAGGGCTGGTTCGGATCACCAGCGACCTGGTCGATCGCAACCTGGCCGACCCGCGCATCAAGGACATCTTCGCCACCGCCGACATCGTGCGCCTGAAGCGGACCCTGGCCGAGCAGTTCTGCTACATCCTGGACGGCGGCTGCGACTACACCGGCAAGGACATGACCGCCGCCCACAAGGACCAGGGCATCACGCCCCGCGACTTCAACGCCCTGGTCGAGAACCTGCAGTGGGCGATGGACAAGGAAGGCGTGCCGTTCGCCGCCCAGAACAAGCTGCTGGCCAAGCTGGCGCCGATGAGCCGCCAGGCGGTGGAGCGGAAGTAG
- the hflK gene encoding FtsH protease activity modulator HflK: MPWNDNAGPGPWGSPPPNDGKKDADRPRNEEPRGGGPRGSGDPPPPLDVNALLDRLSDRMRQTFGGPGRGRAIAASAFGLVALWAISGCYVVQPKEQAVVTTFGAYSRTAQPGLRYHVPWPVEHAELVPFTSIQTLDIGGSVSQPVSDERLMLTGDENIVDLSFTVQWKVSDAPKYAFNVRDPDTVIKDVAESAMREVIGRTALTPILTTGRGQVQDQTEALMQRILDRYDVGVSIQSVNIQAATTPAPVLEAYRDVQRAAQNAESAANNARGEAAQIKQAALGYREQVVREAAGDADRFNQVYAQYKLAPAVTRERLYIETMQRVLEKSNKVIIDNKGASAPVILPPDAFRPKSATTATVSEGAAR; encoded by the coding sequence ATGCCCTGGAACGACAACGCCGGCCCCGGACCCTGGGGATCCCCGCCACCGAACGACGGCAAGAAGGACGCCGACCGTCCCCGGAACGAGGAGCCACGCGGCGGCGGCCCCAGAGGCTCGGGCGATCCACCCCCGCCGCTCGACGTCAACGCCCTGCTCGACAGGCTGTCGGACCGGATGCGCCAGACCTTCGGCGGCCCCGGTCGCGGTCGCGCGATCGCCGCTTCAGCCTTCGGACTCGTGGCGTTGTGGGCGATTTCGGGCTGCTACGTGGTCCAGCCCAAGGAGCAGGCGGTCGTCACCACCTTCGGCGCCTATAGCCGCACGGCCCAGCCGGGCCTGCGCTACCACGTGCCCTGGCCCGTCGAGCACGCCGAGCTGGTGCCCTTCACCTCGATCCAGACCCTCGACATCGGCGGCTCGGTCAGCCAGCCGGTGTCCGACGAGCGCCTGATGCTGACCGGCGACGAGAACATCGTCGACCTGAGCTTCACCGTGCAGTGGAAAGTCTCGGACGCGCCCAAATACGCCTTCAACGTCCGCGATCCGGACACCGTCATCAAGGACGTGGCCGAAAGCGCCATGCGCGAAGTGATCGGCCGGACCGCCCTCACCCCGATCCTGACCACCGGCCGCGGCCAGGTGCAGGATCAGACCGAGGCGCTGATGCAGCGCATCCTCGACCGCTATGACGTCGGGGTCTCGATCCAGAGCGTCAACATCCAGGCCGCCACCACCCCGGCCCCGGTGCTGGAAGCCTATCGCGACGTGCAGCGCGCCGCCCAGAACGCCGAGTCCGCCGCCAACAACGCCCGGGGCGAAGCCGCCCAGATCAAGCAGGCGGCGCTGGGCTATCGCGAACAGGTCGTCCGCGAGGCCGCCGGCGACGCCGACCGCTTCAACCAGGTCTACGCCCAGTACAAGCTGGCCCCGGCCGTCACGCGCGAGCGCCTCTATATCGAGACCATGCAGCGGGTGCTGGAGAAGTCGAACAAGGTGATCATCGACAACAAGGGCGCCAGCGCCCCGGTGATCCTGCCGCCCGACGCCTTCCGTCCCAAGAGCGCGACGACGGCGACCGTCAGCGAAGGAGCCGCCCGATGA
- a CDS encoding Mrp/NBP35 family ATP-binding protein yields MTAASPATLDDARAALDLVVDPVSGEGLVSAGLVQGLVVRAGRAGFMLEVPASQAATYAPVREAAEKALANLPGVDVAQVVLTAQAAEGATRVRKGAKVSEDSQAKLVPPPQAEKPAHVKHVIAIASGKGGVGKSTVATNLACAFAGLGLRVGLLDADIYGPSAPRMMGIDGEPSFEDGKLQPLEAHGIKLMSIGFLVDEGKAMIWRGPMASSAVRQMIHDVAWGSEAAPLDVLVVDLPPGTGDIQLTLVQKLRIDGAVLVTTPQEIALIDARRAAAMFGKTATPILGLIENMAFFADPATGAPIPIFGAGGGVEEAKTLGVPMLAQAPIEIAVREAGDAGTPVVLRAPGSPAAKAFVAAAKALWDRVKD; encoded by the coding sequence GTGACCGCAGCTTCTCCCGCCACCCTCGACGACGCCCGCGCGGCGCTGGATCTGGTCGTCGATCCGGTCTCCGGCGAGGGCCTGGTTTCGGCCGGTCTGGTGCAAGGGCTGGTCGTGCGCGCCGGTCGCGCCGGCTTCATGCTGGAGGTCCCGGCGTCCCAGGCGGCGACCTACGCCCCGGTGCGCGAGGCGGCCGAAAAGGCCCTGGCGAACCTGCCCGGCGTCGACGTCGCCCAGGTGGTGCTGACCGCCCAGGCGGCCGAGGGCGCGACCCGGGTGCGCAAGGGCGCCAAGGTCTCCGAAGACAGCCAGGCCAAGCTGGTCCCGCCGCCCCAGGCCGAGAAGCCGGCCCATGTGAAGCACGTGATCGCCATCGCTTCGGGCAAGGGCGGGGTGGGAAAGTCCACCGTCGCCACCAACCTGGCCTGCGCCTTCGCGGGCCTTGGCCTGCGGGTCGGACTGCTGGACGCCGACATCTACGGCCCTTCGGCCCCGCGCATGATGGGGATCGACGGGGAGCCCAGCTTCGAGGACGGCAAGCTGCAGCCGCTGGAGGCTCACGGGATCAAGCTGATGTCGATCGGCTTCCTGGTCGACGAGGGCAAGGCGATGATCTGGCGCGGGCCGATGGCCTCGTCGGCGGTGCGCCAGATGATCCACGACGTGGCCTGGGGCAGCGAGGCCGCGCCGCTGGACGTGCTGGTCGTCGACCTGCCGCCGGGCACCGGCGACATCCAGCTGACCCTGGTCCAGAAGCTGCGGATCGACGGGGCGGTTCTGGTCACCACCCCGCAGGAGATCGCCCTGATCGACGCCCGGCGCGCCGCCGCGATGTTCGGCAAGACCGCCACCCCGATCCTGGGCCTGATCGAGAACATGGCCTTCTTCGCCGACCCGGCCACCGGCGCCCCGATCCCGATCTTCGGAGCCGGCGGCGGGGTGGAGGAGGCCAAGACCCTGGGCGTGCCGATGTTGGCCCAGGCGCCGATCGAGATCGCGGTGCGCGAAGCCGGCGACGCCGGAACGCCCGTGGTGCTGCGCGCGCCGGGCAGCCCGGCGGCCAAGGCGTTCGTCGCGGCGGCGAAGGCGCTGTGGGATAGGGTGAAGGACTAA
- a CDS encoding HAD family hydrolase, with the protein MSFPRGVQAVVFDMDGLLLDTETVYQAAMIEAGQAFGIDFTAATYRSMVGKTNPECAVMLRELYGASFPVEDYFARTWNDVEIILEAEVRLKTGVMEILDYLDALRIPRAIATSNSRGAVDRYLGRFDLVRRFHAVVANADVVRHKPHPDPYLEAARRLNVHPSLCLALEDSHPGVRAAHAAGMMTIMVPDILDPNEEMHDKCVHVADSLHVVMDLLKAAA; encoded by the coding sequence GTGAGCTTCCCGCGCGGCGTTCAGGCTGTGGTGTTCGACATGGACGGCCTGCTGCTCGACACCGAAACCGTCTACCAGGCGGCGATGATCGAGGCGGGTCAGGCGTTCGGCATCGACTTCACCGCCGCGACCTATCGCTCGATGGTCGGCAAGACCAATCCGGAATGCGCGGTGATGCTGCGCGAGCTCTATGGCGCCAGCTTCCCCGTTGAGGACTATTTCGCCCGCACCTGGAACGACGTCGAGATCATCCTGGAGGCCGAGGTTCGGCTGAAGACCGGGGTGATGGAGATCCTCGACTATCTGGACGCCCTGCGCATCCCGCGCGCCATCGCCACGTCCAACAGTCGCGGGGCGGTGGACCGCTATCTGGGCCGCTTCGACCTGGTGCGGCGCTTCCACGCGGTGGTCGCCAACGCCGATGTCGTGCGCCACAAGCCGCACCCCGATCCCTATCTGGAAGCCGCCCGCCGGCTGAATGTCCACCCCAGCCTGTGCCTGGCCCTGGAGGACTCTCACCCCGGCGTCCGCGCGGCCCACGCGGCGGGGATGATGACGATCATGGTGCCCGACATCCTCGATCCGAACGAGGAGATGCACGACAAGTGCGTGCACGTCGCCGACAGCCTGCACGTGGTGATGGACCTGCTGAAGGCGGCGGCTTAG
- a CDS encoding DUF3034 family protein: MRSRLMVTAAAVVVLSAGAAHAAEAGGKLLLTGGVSALEGGAGGGLSTWALIGGNETSRGVGASVHATYVDVPDYELRSAGVTVGLFDRVELSLARQEFDTGATGAKLGLGKGFTFKQDVAGVKVRVLGDAVYDQDRWLPQVAVGAQIKQNNQNAVIHAVGGKSDMGVDYYAAATKLLLDKSLVLNGTVRLTKANQTGLLGFGGDKNDRYKAQFEGSAGYLVSKRLLVGAEYRTKPDNLGFAKESDWADVFVAYAVNKTLSVTAAYADLGDIATFKNQRGLYLSLQAGF; encoded by the coding sequence ATGCGATCGAGACTTATGGTGACGGCGGCCGCCGTAGTGGTGCTGAGCGCCGGCGCGGCCCACGCGGCCGAGGCCGGCGGCAAGCTGCTGCTGACCGGCGGGGTCAGCGCGCTCGAGGGCGGGGCGGGCGGCGGGCTGTCGACCTGGGCCCTGATCGGCGGCAACGAGACCTCGCGCGGCGTCGGCGCCAGCGTCCACGCCACCTATGTCGACGTACCCGACTATGAGCTGCGCTCGGCGGGTGTGACGGTGGGCCTGTTCGACCGGGTCGAGCTGTCGCTGGCTCGCCAGGAGTTCGACACCGGCGCGACCGGCGCCAAGCTGGGCCTGGGCAAGGGCTTCACCTTCAAGCAGGACGTCGCGGGCGTGAAGGTCCGCGTCCTGGGCGACGCCGTCTACGATCAGGACCGCTGGCTGCCGCAGGTGGCGGTCGGGGCCCAGATCAAGCAGAACAACCAGAACGCCGTCATCCACGCGGTCGGCGGCAAGAGCGACATGGGCGTCGACTACTACGCGGCGGCGACCAAGCTGCTGCTGGACAAGAGCCTGGTCCTGAACGGCACGGTGCGCCTGACCAAGGCCAACCAGACCGGCCTGCTGGGCTTCGGCGGCGACAAGAACGACCGCTACAAGGCGCAGTTCGAGGGCTCGGCCGGCTATCTGGTCTCCAAGCGCCTGCTGGTCGGGGCCGAGTACCGGACCAAGCCCGACAACCTGGGCTTCGCCAAGGAAAGCGACTGGGCCGACGTCTTCGTGGCCTATGCGGTCAACAAGACCCTGTCGGTGACGGCGGCCTACGCGGACCTGGGCGACATCGCCACCTTCAAGAACCAGCGCGGGCTTTACCTGTCGCTGCAAGCCGGCTTCTAG
- a CDS encoding putative bifunctional diguanylate cyclase/phosphodiesterase: MFQRLQTKLTVLYAGLFALALSLVAVSVYLAIAGNAQQQVRSELAATGTVFDSVWALRTQRLRDGAELLSRDFGFRAAVATHDAPTVESAVANLRQRMGLELAFMVDVDGDVVGVDPAKVDIEKLWRALDHEDGAQGVFIVDGAPYQLISAPVMSPTLTGWIVFGARLDDHEMTALEKLAAIRLEAQVFDRRGETWVTTGQTADTKALSAFVATAMGQKLSAPGRLRTGHGDNLVLVKPLKTLDGQAPAALVLRYPMALAMAPYRPLMAAVVIAGLLGAALVVAASWALSRDIAKPIIALDDAARRLQRGEAAHVDVRSSDEIGRLSDSFNLMAAEIREREARITELALHDAETGLPNRLAAERQIEARMARLEPGQQVVVGALGLDRFAFLRGAIGYALFTELVSEIGARVRAVNPDLMVVRLTTSTLGIVSSLHDIEAAKARIESVAAQLEAPVRLDGELVDIHLTHGLASAAAGQVDAFRLIEQAMIGLDQARAAGRKVAIFDAAAYGDPAGNLSLMSDMLAGVNDGALFLHHQPKLDLRSGAIAGVEALVRWNHPTRGLLRPDLFVNMAEETGHIRALTDCVLDQAIVDQRALREAGHDLTMSINISGRLIDDAEFADRAIEKIAAADARFCFEITETAVIGNPDVALGVLAKLTAAGIPVSIDDYGSGLSSLAYLKQISADELKIDKAFVLSLENDAKDALLVKSTIDLAHSLGLKVTAEGVESREALAMLQMMGCDLAQGFHIAKPMGLAALMGFLGDWGRDAIADEAQRA, translated from the coding sequence ATGTTCCAACGGCTCCAGACCAAGCTGACCGTCCTCTATGCGGGACTGTTCGCCCTGGCTCTGAGCCTGGTCGCGGTGAGCGTCTATCTGGCCATCGCCGGCAATGCCCAGCAGCAGGTTCGTAGCGAGCTGGCGGCCACCGGCACGGTGTTCGACAGCGTCTGGGCCCTGCGCACCCAGCGCCTGCGCGACGGCGCCGAGCTGCTGTCGCGCGACTTCGGCTTCCGCGCCGCCGTGGCCACCCACGACGCCCCGACCGTGGAGTCGGCCGTGGCCAACCTGCGCCAGCGCATGGGCCTGGAACTGGCCTTCATGGTCGATGTCGACGGCGACGTGGTCGGGGTCGATCCGGCCAAGGTCGATATCGAGAAACTATGGAGAGCCCTGGACCACGAGGACGGCGCCCAAGGCGTGTTCATCGTCGACGGCGCGCCCTACCAGCTAATTTCCGCCCCGGTGATGTCGCCCACCCTGACGGGCTGGATCGTGTTCGGGGCCCGCCTCGACGACCACGAGATGACCGCCCTGGAGAAGCTGGCGGCCATCCGCCTGGAGGCCCAGGTGTTCGACCGGCGCGGCGAGACCTGGGTGACCACCGGCCAGACCGCCGACACCAAGGCGCTGAGCGCGTTCGTCGCCACGGCCATGGGCCAGAAGCTTTCCGCCCCCGGCCGCTTGCGCACCGGCCACGGCGACAATCTGGTGCTGGTCAAACCCTTGAAGACCCTGGACGGCCAAGCCCCGGCGGCCCTGGTTCTGCGCTATCCCATGGCCCTGGCCATGGCGCCCTACCGCCCCCTGATGGCGGCCGTGGTCATCGCCGGACTGTTGGGCGCGGCCCTGGTGGTCGCCGCCAGCTGGGCGCTGTCGCGCGACATCGCCAAACCGATCATCGCCCTGGACGACGCCGCCCGCCGGCTGCAGCGCGGCGAGGCCGCCCATGTCGACGTGCGCTCCAGCGACGAGATCGGCCGCCTGTCCGACAGCTTCAACCTGATGGCCGCCGAGATCCGCGAGCGCGAGGCCCGGATCACCGAACTGGCCCTGCATGACGCCGAGACCGGCCTGCCCAATCGCCTGGCCGCCGAACGCCAGATCGAGGCCCGCATGGCGCGCCTGGAGCCGGGCCAGCAGGTCGTGGTCGGAGCCCTGGGCCTGGACCGCTTCGCCTTCCTGCGCGGCGCCATCGGCTACGCCCTGTTCACCGAGCTGGTCAGCGAGATCGGCGCGCGCGTGAGGGCGGTCAATCCGGACCTGATGGTCGTCCGCCTGACCACCTCGACCCTGGGGATCGTCTCCAGCCTGCACGACATCGAGGCCGCCAAGGCCCGCATCGAGTCCGTCGCCGCCCAGCTGGAAGCGCCCGTGCGCCTGGACGGCGAGCTGGTCGACATCCACCTGACCCACGGCCTGGCCAGCGCGGCGGCGGGTCAGGTCGACGCCTTCCGGCTGATCGAGCAGGCGATGATCGGCCTGGACCAGGCCCGCGCCGCCGGCCGCAAGGTCGCGATCTTCGACGCGGCGGCCTATGGCGACCCGGCCGGCAATCTATCGCTGATGAGCGACATGCTGGCGGGCGTGAACGACGGCGCGCTGTTCCTGCATCATCAGCCCAAGCTGGACCTGCGCAGCGGCGCGATCGCCGGCGTCGAGGCCCTGGTGCGCTGGAACCACCCGACCCGGGGCCTGCTGCGCCCCGACCTGTTCGTGAACATGGCTGAGGAGACCGGTCATATCCGCGCCCTGACCGACTGTGTTCTGGACCAGGCGATCGTGGACCAGCGCGCCCTGCGCGAGGCCGGCCATGACCTGACGATGTCGATCAACATCTCGGGCCGCCTGATCGACGACGCCGAGTTCGCCGATCGCGCCATCGAGAAGATCGCCGCCGCCGACGCCCGCTTCTGCTTCGAGATCACCGAGACCGCCGTGATCGGCAATCCCGACGTCGCCCTGGGCGTGCTGGCCAAGCTGACCGCCGCCGGCATTCCTGTCTCGATCGACGACTACGGCTCGGGCCTGTCGTCCCTGGCCTATCTGAAACAGATCAGCGCCGACGAGCTGAAGATCGACAAGGCCTTCGTGCTGTCGCTGGAAAACGACGCCAAGGACGCCTTGCTGGTCAAATCCACCATCGACCTGGCCCACAGCCTGGGCCTGAAGGTCACCGCCGAGGGCGTCGAAAGCCGCGAGGCCCTGGCCATGCTGCAGATGATGGGCTGCGACCTGGCCCAGGGCTTCCACATCGCCAAGCCGATGGGGCTGGCGGCGTTGATGGGGTTCCTGGGGGATTGGGGCCGAGACGCGATCGCCGACGAGGCCCAGCGGGCCTAA
- a CDS encoding outer membrane protein transport protein codes for MSISRISLAAGVALATLVVASQASAAAFYLQEQSVRGAGRAYSGEVADSGAASLWWNPASIAGLEKNEIYGGLNLVQVDSQVNNRGSTLTRPVIPGGLTTPVGGDSISGGPINNGIVPNFAGAFRINDKLAVGLSVAAPYNFTTDYNSNSWTRYDALKSNLKTIDVNGVIAYRINDMFDVGVGVSAQYTDAELTSALPNLSPALPDGSSSLKGEGNWDYGWNVGARFHATPRLTFGASYRSKIDHELDGKVTIAGLLGPLAGSNVSTNGVAKITTPWMANFGARWQIADKTTLNASVSRIGWGEFDKIVVTYTGGGSVSEQNYKNTTTYAVGIDQVVNDKLTLRAGVQFDPTPTPDVGRTARVPDGDRMLYAIGSTWQATDSIKWDAAVSYISFDDTKINRTETIYAGTAAATRLNLQGDVGGSAVVISTGLRWSF; via the coding sequence ATGTCTATCTCGCGTATCTCCCTCGCCGCCGGCGTGGCGCTCGCCACGCTGGTCGTCGCCTCGCAAGCCTCGGCCGCCGCCTTCTACCTGCAGGAACAATCGGTGCGCGGCGCCGGTCGCGCCTATTCGGGCGAAGTCGCCGACAGCGGCGCCGCCAGCCTGTGGTGGAACCCCGCCTCGATCGCCGGTCTCGAAAAGAACGAGATCTACGGCGGCCTGAACCTGGTTCAGGTCGACTCGCAGGTCAACAACCGCGGCTCGACCCTGACCCGTCCGGTCATCCCCGGCGGCCTGACCACCCCGGTCGGTGGCGATTCCATCTCCGGCGGCCCGATCAACAACGGCATCGTGCCCAACTTCGCCGGCGCCTTCCGCATCAACGACAAGCTGGCCGTCGGCCTGTCCGTCGCCGCGCCTTACAACTTCACCACCGACTACAACAGCAACAGCTGGACGCGTTACGACGCGCTGAAGTCGAACCTGAAGACCATCGACGTCAACGGCGTCATCGCCTACCGCATCAACGACATGTTCGATGTCGGCGTGGGCGTCTCGGCCCAGTACACCGACGCCGAGCTGACCTCGGCCCTGCCGAACCTGTCGCCCGCCCTGCCCGACGGCTCGTCGTCGCTGAAGGGCGAAGGCAACTGGGACTACGGCTGGAACGTCGGCGCGCGCTTCCACGCCACGCCCCGCCTGACCTTCGGCGCGTCGTACCGCTCGAAGATCGACCACGAACTGGACGGCAAGGTGACCATCGCCGGCCTGCTGGGTCCGTTGGCCGGCTCGAACGTCAGCACCAACGGCGTGGCCAAGATCACCACCCCGTGGATGGCCAACTTCGGCGCCCGTTGGCAGATCGCCGACAAGACCACCCTGAACGCCTCGGTCTCGCGTATCGGTTGGGGCGAGTTCGACAAGATCGTCGTCACCTATACGGGCGGCGGCAGCGTCAGCGAGCAGAACTACAAGAACACCACCACCTACGCCGTCGGTATCGACCAGGTCGTCAACGACAAGCTGACCCTGCGGGCCGGCGTGCAGTTCGACCCGACCCCGACCCCCGATGTCGGCCGCACCGCCCGCGTGCCGGACGGCGACCGCATGCTGTACGCGATCGGCTCGACCTGGCAGGCGACCGACAGCATCAAGTGGGATGCGGCCGTGTCGTACATCAGCTTCGATGACACCAAGATCAACCGTACCGAAACGATCTATGCCGGCACCGCCGCGGCGACCCGCCTGAACCTGCAGGGCGACGTCGGCGGCTCGGCCGTGGTCATCTCCACGGGCCTGCGCTGGAGCTTCTAG
- the hflC gene encoding protease modulator HflC, whose protein sequence is MNRVPAPVVATGVGALFLLILANFTLFQVNQRQQALIVRIGDPVRTVTTPGLHVKSPFDTVIRFDKRNIEMINAQPEEVTAADQERLVVDAFVRYRITDPRQFYRTLGQESVATDRLDRIVNAALREEIGRSTSEEVIAGKRAQVMAAIRDRVAKQVAASNLGVQIIDVRIKRADLPPTNEQAVFERMQTARKQEAAELRAIGEQKRREIVATAYEEAEKIRGDADAQRAQLFAESFGRDPGFAAFYRSMSAYEKALGQGDTTLVLSPDSAFFKYFDKGPAG, encoded by the coding sequence ATGAACCGCGTCCCCGCTCCCGTCGTCGCCACCGGCGTCGGCGCGCTGTTCCTGCTGATCCTGGCCAACTTCACCCTGTTCCAGGTGAACCAGCGCCAGCAGGCCCTGATCGTCCGCATCGGCGATCCGGTCCGCACGGTGACCACGCCGGGCCTGCACGTGAAAAGCCCGTTCGACACCGTCATCCGGTTCGACAAGCGCAACATCGAGATGATCAACGCCCAGCCGGAGGAAGTCACCGCCGCCGACCAGGAGCGCCTGGTGGTCGACGCCTTCGTCCGCTACCGCATCACCGATCCGCGCCAGTTCTACCGCACCCTGGGCCAGGAGAGCGTCGCCACCGACCGGCTGGACCGCATCGTCAACGCCGCCCTGCGCGAGGAGATCGGTCGCTCGACCTCCGAAGAGGTGATCGCCGGCAAGCGCGCCCAGGTGATGGCCGCCATCCGCGACCGCGTCGCCAAGCAGGTGGCCGCTTCGAACCTGGGCGTCCAGATCATCGACGTGCGCATCAAGCGCGCCGACCTGCCGCCCACCAACGAGCAGGCGGTGTTCGAGCGCATGCAGACGGCCCGCAAGCAGGAGGCCGCCGAACTGCGCGCCATCGGCGAGCAGAAGCGCCGCGAGATCGTCGCCACCGCCTATGAGGAAGCCGAAAAGATCCGCGGCGACGCCGACGCCCAGCGCGCCCAGCTGTTCGCCGAGAGCTTCGGCCGGGATCCTGGCTTCGCGGCCTTCTACCGGTCGATGTCGGCCTACGAGAAGGCGCTAGGTCAGGGCGACACCACCCTGGTGCTCTCGCCCGACAGCGCGTTCTTCAAGTACTTCGACAAGGGCCCGGCGGGGTAG
- a CDS encoding methylamine utilization protein, whose translation MRGSDGKPVPDAVVTVYPNGQPTKGPIKFDWPYRVAQQNIQFNPFVLIVPAGAEVSFPNLDKVRHHVYSFSAGNKFELKLYGREENRTVKLPAVGVAAIGCNIHDQMVGFIKVVDTAYAAKSDANGNAVIRDIPDGPVVAKVWHPYLRAPKNEKTLAVTAVRGAARETATIELRPGGH comes from the coding sequence GTGCGAGGTTCCGACGGCAAGCCCGTTCCGGACGCGGTCGTCACCGTCTATCCGAACGGCCAGCCGACCAAGGGACCGATCAAGTTCGACTGGCCCTATCGCGTGGCCCAGCAGAACATCCAGTTCAATCCGTTCGTGCTGATCGTGCCGGCGGGGGCCGAGGTGTCGTTCCCCAACCTCGATAAGGTGCGCCACCACGTCTATTCGTTCTCGGCCGGCAACAAGTTCGAACTGAAGCTCTACGGCCGCGAAGAGAACCGCACGGTCAAACTGCCCGCCGTCGGCGTGGCGGCGATCGGCTGCAACATCCACGACCAGATGGTCGGCTTCATCAAGGTGGTCGACACCGCCTATGCGGCCAAGAGCGACGCCAACGGAAACGCCGTGATCCGCGACATCCCGGACGGCCCGGTCGTCGCCAAGGTCTGGCATCCCTATCTGCGCGCGCCCAAGAACGAAAAGACCCTGGCCGTCACCGCCGTCCGCGGCGCGGCGCGCGAGACCGCGACGATCGAACTCCGCCCGGGCGGGCACTGA
- the serB gene encoding phosphoserine phosphatase SerB: MLAITLVSPHPAALAEAAAAVRAALTVSPQAKLGEAVLGEGALDLLVDGPPVETHQAVKAAVGERPVDFAVQPVENRRKRLLIADMDSTIINVECLDELADFAGVKDKVSEITERAMRGELAFEGALRERVGMLKGLSVDALQACYDDRVKLNPGARTLVRTMAEHGARCALVSGGFTFFTSRVSEAAGFHLNRANTLIEADGKLTGTVGDPILGKEAKLAALQEETAALGLTPADALAVGDGANDLAMIEAAGLGVAYRAKPIVAAQAHAKVDHADLTALLYFQGYTAAEFVS, from the coding sequence ATGCTCGCGATCACCCTCGTCTCGCCCCACCCTGCCGCCCTGGCGGAGGCCGCCGCCGCCGTGCGCGCGGCCCTGACGGTTTCGCCTCAAGCTAAACTTGGCGAAGCCGTGCTGGGGGAGGGGGCGTTGGACCTGCTGGTCGACGGTCCGCCGGTCGAGACGCACCAGGCGGTCAAGGCCGCCGTCGGCGAGCGGCCGGTCGACTTCGCGGTCCAGCCGGTCGAGAACCGCAGGAAGCGCCTGCTGATCGCCGACATGGACTCCACGATCATCAACGTCGAGTGCCTGGACGAACTGGCCGATTTCGCCGGGGTCAAGGACAAGGTCTCGGAGATCACCGAGCGCGCCATGCGCGGCGAGCTGGCCTTCGAGGGCGCGCTGCGCGAGCGGGTCGGCATGTTGAAGGGCCTGTCGGTCGACGCCCTCCAGGCCTGCTACGACGATCGCGTGAAGCTCAATCCCGGGGCGCGGACCCTGGTGCGGACCATGGCCGAGCACGGCGCCCGCTGCGCCCTGGTCTCGGGCGGCTTCACCTTCTTCACTTCGCGGGTCTCCGAAGCGGCGGGCTTCCACCTGAACCGCGCCAACACCCTGATCGAGGCCGACGGCAAGCTGACCGGGACGGTCGGTGATCCGATCCTGGGCAAGGAGGCCAAGCTGGCCGCCCTTCAGGAAGAGACGGCGGCCCTGGGCCTGACCCCGGCCGACGCTCTGGCCGTGGGCGACGGCGCCAACGACTTGGCGATGATCGAGGCCGCCGGCCTGGGTGTCGCCTACCGCGCCAAGCCGATCGTCGCGGCCCAGGCCCACGCCAAGGTCGACCACGCCGACCTGACCGCGTTGCTCTACTTCCAGGGCTACACCGCCGCGGAGTTCGTCTCGTGA